One Calditrichota bacterium genomic window, GACGGTTCGGCCATCCCCACGTACCTTCTTGCCGAATGTGCCAAGGAGTATGTCACCGTGTTGCTGTCCGGCGAAGGAGGCGACGAATTCTTCTCCGGGTACGATACCCACTTGGCCTACAAGATGCGTCGCTGGTACCGGATGCTGCCGGCTGCGGTTCGCCGCGGGGTGATTGCCCCATTGGTGAACAGGCTCCCGGTCTCCGACAAGAAGCTCAGCTTCGATTTCAAGGCCAAGCGTTTCGTGTGGGGCGCGGAGATGGACACGCCCACGTCGCACTTTGCATGGCGCGCGGTGCTCGCCGAAGAGGTCAAGCGTCAGGTGCTGCGCGATCCGGAGCGATTCGCATTCGCGCCTTCGGTCAGCTATTTCCAGCGAGCCTTCGCACACTGTGGCGCGAAGGACGAATTGAACCGGCTGCTGTACATCGACTACAGCTTCCACCTGCCCGATGACTTGATGATCAAGAACGACCGGATGACCATGGCCCACTCCCTGGAGGCGAGAGTGCCGTACACGGACAACGAGCTGGTCCGTTTTCTGGCCACGGTGCCCGTCGCGTTGAAGCTGAAGGGGATGCGCAAGAAGCACCTGTTGCGGCGTGCCCTACGGGGGGTGTTGCCTCCAGTGATTTTGAACAAGAAGAAGGTGGGCTTGGAGATGCCCTACTCCCGCTGGCTGAGGGAGGATTTTCGCGACCTGAGTGAGCGGTACTTTGCACCTGCGTACCTGGAAAGCACAGGCCTGTTCAACCCTGAGGGCGTGTGCCGTCTTTGGCAGGAGCATCTTGCTAAGCGTGTGGATCATGGTCGTTTTCTCTGGGGGCTGCTCAACTATCTGCTCTGGCACGAGGCGTACATCACGAGGAGGGACTTCCGTTCGTACCTGAGGGAGCCGCGTCCAGCGCGGCCCCCTGTTGCTTAGCGAGGGAGGAGCACAAGCGCTGGGGAGGAGAGCATGGCACAGCTACCGGATGAGGCTGGCCAGATGGTGGCGGCGACCCGCCGCCATTACGATGCTCACCATTTCATCGAGGGTGGCAGTCCGCGCGTGAGGTGGTGGCGTGCCTTTCTTGCCACCTTTCTGCCGGATGCGGAGGTGCAGGACGCGCTGATCGCAGACGTTGGTTCAAGCGTCGGCGAAATAAGTCGCGGGCTCATCGACCGCGGCGGACGCCTGGTCTGCTTGGATGTGAGCCTGCAGTCGCTGCGCCGGTGTAGAGTCAATAACCCTGAAGCTGTGGTCGTACACGGCAACGCCCTGCAACTGCCCTTTGCCGACGCGAGTTTTGACCATACCATTTCCATTGGGGTGCTTCACCATACGCCTGACTGCCGACTGGGGTTCCACGAGGTGGCCAGGGTGACGGCACCGGGCGGGAGTATTGTGGTGTTCCTGTACAACAAGTGGAGTTTCTACAATTTGGTGTACAACGGCTTTGCTCCGGTGCGCAAGCACGTAGCCTTGACCAGTGTGCCAGAATGGATGGTGAGCCTGATGCAGCCGCTGGTCAAACTGCATCTTGGCCAAAGCCTGAACTCGACAGAGCTGCGCAATCTGGTCGGGGACGCGCTGTGGACACCCCGTGCCACGTTCCATTCTGTGCGAGAGGTGCGCCGATGGGGCATGGTAGAAGGGCTGGACTACCAGGGGTACAGGCGCTTTTTTCTCGGCTATGCCAATGTGTTCCACTTCCGCAAGCCGGGGGAACGGCACGGCACTCTGCGGCGAGAGCCGCAGTTCAAATGCCTCCGATGCGAAGCCTCGCCCATGGTTCAGGAGCCGGAAGCAGTGACGTGTCCTGCGTGCGGTCATTTCTATGCGGTGGAAGAAGGTATCGTCCGTGTCATTGAGTGAACGATGGTGACGTCGCAATCCGCGAAGAGGCGAGTGGCGATTCTCGGCGCCGGGCCCGCCGGGTTGGGGCTCGCCCTGCGGCTCCTGCGCCGGCCTACGCTCGCGGCGGAGGTCGTGGTCGTCGAGCAGGCAGCACAGGTCGGTGGCCTTGCAGGTAGCTTCGAGTCCCACGGCCTCCACTTCGACTATGGCAGCCACCGCTTGCACCCGGCTACCTCGCCGGAGATTCTTGCCGACATACGCGGTCTGCTGGGAGACGACCTTCTCGATCGGCCGCGCAATGGCCGCATCCTGCTGCAGGGGCGCTTTGTAAAGTTCCCCTTGCAGCCGGTGGACTTGATGTTGCACCTTCCCCCGGCATTTGTTGGAGGTTTTCTCCGCGATGTGGTGCTGGCTCCGTGGAGAAAGTGGCGGCTTCGGCAGGAAGGCACGTTCGCCGAGGTACTCCTGCGTGGTCTGGGGCCGACCATGTGCCGTTCGTTTTACTTCCCGTATGCGCGGAAACTGTGGGGCTTGGAGCCGGAGGAAATCGATGCAGTGCAGGCGCAGCGGCGGGTGGCCGCCAGCAACACGGGAAAGCTGGTCAAGAAGGCGCTCAGCCTTCTGCCTGGTCTGCGGCGCCCAGGAGCTGGCCGGTTCTACTACCCGCGGAAAGGCTACGGCCAGATCAGCCAGGCACTGGCCGCGGAGGTGCAGCGGCTTGGCGGCAGGGTCATGCTCAATGCCCAGGTTGCTTCGCTGAGGCCCGTGGACAACATGCGGGGGAAAGTGCAGGTGGAATTTGCGCCCACGCAAGGCGTGCCACAGCGGGAGTTGGAAGTAGATTTCGTCTTTTCGACGATCCCGGTCACGGTCTTACTTTCGCTCCTTCGGCCGCAGGCACCGCCGGAGGTTCGTCGCCAGGCCGAAGGGCTGCGCTACCGGAGCATGCTCCTCCTCTACCTGGTGCTTCGCGCTGAGCGGTTTTCACCATATGACGCACATTATCTGCCCGGGGAGAAGGTGCTTGCTTCGCGGCTTTCTGAGCCCAAGAACTACAGCGGCGCATCTGAGCCTCGGGAGCTCACCGGCCTGTGCGCCGAGATCCCCTGCACATTCGGCGATGCGGTTTGGCAGATGTCGGATCAGGAGCTCGCCAGCAGACTCCTCTTGGACCTGGACCGTGCGGGGTTGCCCGTGAGGGCGCCCATCGTCGCCACCTTCACCCGACGCGTCTCCCACGCTTACCCGGTGTACGACCTTGGGTTCGCGGAGCGGCTGGCGGCAGTGGAACGACACCTGGCTACGGTGCCGCGCGTCATCTCTTTGGGAAGGCAGGGGCTGTTCGCGCACGACAATACGCACCACACGCTGGAGATGGCCTACCGGGCAGCCGATTGCCTCGGGGACGACCTGAGCTGGGATGAGCGAAGCTGGCAACTGCACAGGGAGGCATTCGCCAAACACGTAGTCGAAGATTGAATTCTGTGCAAGCAACGTGAGGACACCTCTGGTTAGCATGCGTCGCGACTTTGCCACATGTCTTCTCGCAATCGTCACCGTGGTGCTGGGCGTTGGCCTCAGTGCTCTCCGATTCGTGCACCTTGAGGCCGATCCCGATACTTCGCTCTCGCGGTCAAGGGTTTTCTACACGGACGAGGGCTACAATTCGTGTAATGCGGTCAACAAGGCGGTGACCGGTCACTGGCTGTGCGACCGCAACAATCATATTCTGCTCATGCCAGTGATGCCAACGGTGCAGTACGCGGTGTTCAAGGTGGCAGGCTTATCGCTGGCCGCGGCGCGCCTGCCAGCTACTTTCCTCTCAGTGCTCACCATGGTGTTGCTGCTGGCGATAGTAAGGCGGCGCGCTAAGGAGGGGCCGCCGTCCGCCCCACTTGAGCGCTGGCTGACGCTTGCCATTGCCGTGTTCCTTCTGGGCACCAACTACTACTTCTTCGTGTACGGGCGATTAGCCCTATTGGACTTGCCCATGACTGCCTTCGGCCTGGCCAGTCTGGTGGTGGTGCACCAGGGCCTTTCTC contains:
- a CDS encoding class I SAM-dependent methyltransferase yields the protein MAQLPDEAGQMVAATRRHYDAHHFIEGGSPRVRWWRAFLATFLPDAEVQDALIADVGSSVGEISRGLIDRGGRLVCLDVSLQSLRRCRVNNPEAVVVHGNALQLPFADASFDHTISIGVLHHTPDCRLGFHEVARVTAPGGSIVVFLYNKWSFYNLVYNGFAPVRKHVALTSVPEWMVSLMQPLVKLHLGQSLNSTELRNLVGDALWTPRATFHSVREVRRWGMVEGLDYQGYRRFFLGYANVFHFRKPGERHGTLRREPQFKCLRCEASPMVQEPEAVTCPACGHFYAVEEGIVRVIE
- a CDS encoding FAD-dependent oxidoreductase; the protein is MVTSQSAKRRVAILGAGPAGLGLALRLLRRPTLAAEVVVVEQAAQVGGLAGSFESHGLHFDYGSHRLHPATSPEILADIRGLLGDDLLDRPRNGRILLQGRFVKFPLQPVDLMLHLPPAFVGGFLRDVVLAPWRKWRLRQEGTFAEVLLRGLGPTMCRSFYFPYARKLWGLEPEEIDAVQAQRRVAASNTGKLVKKALSLLPGLRRPGAGRFYYPRKGYGQISQALAAEVQRLGGRVMLNAQVASLRPVDNMRGKVQVEFAPTQGVPQRELEVDFVFSTIPVTVLLSLLRPQAPPEVRRQAEGLRYRSMLLLYLVLRAERFSPYDAHYLPGEKVLASRLSEPKNYSGASEPRELTGLCAEIPCTFGDAVWQMSDQELASRLLLDLDRAGLPVRAPIVATFTRRVSHAYPVYDLGFAERLAAVERHLATVPRVISLGRQGLFAHDNTHHTLEMAYRAADCLGDDLSWDERSWQLHREAFAKHVVED